One Nicotiana sylvestris chromosome 12, ASM39365v2, whole genome shotgun sequence genomic window carries:
- the LOC104249614 gene encoding 9-cis-epoxycarotenoid dioxygenase NCED2, chloroplastic produces MTSTSANYTTWATTQNSHPFSPSTSYSSSHVDFSLPSKSSSMKNLTIRKTNIHSALQSPAVLIFPKRKKQNPTIPNKQLHSQPQTPDLNLFQRAAAKALDIVESALVSRELQNPLPKTADPRVQIAGNFAPVPEQPVRHNLPVTGTIPDCINGVYVRNGANPLFEPVAGHHLFDGDGMIHAVTIDDSSVSYSCRFTETQRLVQERELGRPVFPKAIGELHGHSGIARLLLFYARGLFGLVNHSHGMGVANAGLVYFNNKLLAMSEDDVPYQVQISSSGDLQTVGRYDFEEQLKSTMIAHPKIDPVSGELFALSYDVVQKPYLKYFMFSTDGKKSPDVEIPLDVPTMMHDFAITENYVVIPDQQVVFKLQEMIKGGSPVIYDKDKKSRFGILPKNAKDSKNIIWVESPETFCFHLWNAWEEPETDEVVVIGSCMTPPDSIFNECNENLQSVLSEIRLNLKTGESTKRAIISSSEQVNLEAGMVNRNKLGRKTQYAYLAIAEPWPKVSGFAKVDLSTGEVQKYMYGDKRYGGEPLFLPRNVNSENEDDGFILAFCHDEKTWKSELQIVNAMTLELEATVKLPSRVPYGFHGTFISSKDLQNQV; encoded by the coding sequence ATGACTTCTACATCTGCAAATTATACTACTTGGGCTACAACCCAAAATTCTCATCCCTTTTCACCTTCaacttcttattcttcttctcatGTTGATTTTTCCCTCCCTTCAAAGTCCAGCTCCATGAAAAATCTCACAATTAGAAAAACTAACATCCACTCTGCTTTACAGTCCCCTGCTGTACTCATTTTCCCAAAACGGAAAAAACAAAATCCAACAATTCCCAACAAACAGTTACACTCTCAGCCTCAAACTCCTGACTTGAATCTTTTCCAGAGAGCAGCAGCAAAAGCTTTAGATATTGTTGAGAGCGCGTTAGTCTCACGCGAACTCCAAAATCCACTCCCTAAAACAGCTGACCCACGTGTCCAAATCGCCGGCAACTTTGCTCCGGTGCCGGAACAGCCCGTCCGGCATAATCTCCCCGTTACGGGGACAATTCCCGATTGCATTAACGGGGTTTATGTCCGTAACGGTGCTAATCCGCTCTTTGAACCAGTAGCGGGTCACCACCTTTTTGATGGCGACGGCATGATTCATGCCGTCACCATCGATGATAGCTCTGTGAGCTATTCTTGCCGTTTCACTGAAACGCAAAGATTAGTTCAAGAACGTGAATTGGGTCGCCCTGTTTTTCCAAAAGCCATTGGTGAACTTCATGGCCATTCTGGAATTGCGCGGCTATTGCTCTTCTACGCTCGTGGACTATTCGGGCTCGTGAATCATAGCCACGGCATGGGAGTGGCTAATGCCGGATTGGTTTACTTTAACAACAAACTTTTAGCCATGTCAGAAGATGATGTCCCGTATCAAGTTCAAATCTCGTCTTCTGGTGACCTTCAAACTGTTGGAAGGTACGATTTTGAGGAGCAATTAAAAAGCACAATGATTGCTCATCCGAAAATTGATCCTGTTTCGGGTGAGCTTTTTGCTTTGAGCTACGACGTAGTTCAAAAGCCTTACTTGAAGTACTTCATGTTTTCGACCGACGGGAAGAAATCACCTGACGTCGAAATCCCACTGGACGTCCCGACCATGATGCATGATTTTGCTATTACCGAGAATTATGTCGTAATTCCCGACCAGCAAGTTGTGTTCAAGCTTCAAGAAATGATCAAAGGTGGTTCACCAGTAATTTATGACAAAGACAAGAAATCCAGGTTCGGGATTCTACCCAAAAATGCTAAAGATTCGAAGAATATTATTTGGGTAGAATCACCCGAAACATTCTGTTTTCATTTATGGAATGCTTGGGAAGAGCCAGAGACAGATGAAGTAGTTGTCATTGGCTCATGCATGACACCACCAGACTCAATTTTCAACGAATGTAATGAGAATTTACAGAGTGTTTTGTCCGAAATAAGGCTCAATTTGAAGACAGGCGAATCGACGAAACGGGCTATAATTTCATCATCAGAACAAGTTAATTTGGAAGCCGGAATGGTTAATAGGAACAAACTTGGTCGAAAAACACAATATGCTTATCTTGCAATTGCAGAGCCATGGCCAAAAGTGTCAGGATTTGCAAAAGTGGACTTATCAACAGGGGAAGTTCAGAAATATATGTatggagataaaagatatggagGTGAGCCATTATTTTTACCGAGAAACGTAAATTCTGAGAACGAAGATGACGGTTTTATTCTTGCATTTTGCCATGACGAGAAGACATGGAAATCAGAACTACAAATTGTGAATGCTATGACTCTAGAATTGGAGGCTACTGTTAAACTTCCATCTAGAGTTCCATATGGATTTCATGGGACTTTTATTAGCTCAAAAGACTTGCAAAATCAAGTATAG
- the LOC138882853 gene encoding uncharacterized protein, which produces MADPTILRYLAKHYRDKIVCQPNMKVWELKKLIKDELDMYVGRSIVHRARAKILKDIIGDVHAEFKRLYDYRDILLQTDPGTTCVVKVEDQGEGKLVFNSFYVCFYAMKKGWSEGRRRIIGLDGCFLKGICKGQLLVAVSKDGNNQMFPIAWAIVEVENSFTWTWFLKCVTHDLELQDGRDLTIMSDMQKGLLKAVSEVLPESEHRWCSRHILANWSKDWRGLERRNNFWRCARASCVAELNFHLDSLNMLGNGICESLLRYNKETWYRAYFNCDRKYDIIDNNMCEKFNAWILASRHKTIITMLEEIRVKMMERIGKLREFADTWICDISPIAMKVYQDNMAQSMRCTIKWNGEYGYEVEDTSLRVVLKHCVNMQAQTYTCRSWMLKGIPCAHAIVVMHFKNLDPINYISH; this is translated from the exons ATGGCAGATCCAACAATTTTAAG ATACCTAGCAAAGCATTACAGGGATAAGATTGTGTGTCAGCCAAATATGAAAGTTTGGGAGCTAAAGAAACTCATTAAAGATGAACTGGACATGTATGTTGGTAGGTCTATTGTACATAGAGCTAGAGCAAAAATTCTAAAGGACATAATAGGTGATGTGCATGCTGAGTTCAAGAGACTCTATGATTATAGAGATATTCTATTACAGACAGATCCAGGTACAACTTGTGTTGTGAAGGTAGAAGATCAAGGTGAAGGCAAGCTTGTCTTCAATTCATTTTATGTTTGCTTCTATGCTATGAAAAAAGGATGGTCTGAGGGTCGTAGAAGGATAATTGGCCTTGATGGTTGTTTTCTAAAAGGCATTTGTAAGGGTCAACTTCTTGTAGCAGTATCAAAGGATGGAAATAATCAGATGTTTCCTATAGCTTGGGCCATTGTAGAGGTTGAGAACAGTTTCACTTGGACATGGTTTCTGAAGTGTGTGACTCATGACTTAGAGCTTCAAGATGGAAGGGATCTTACTATCATGTCTGATATGCAAaag GGATTGCTTAAAGCTGTATCAGAAGTGTTGCCTGAAAGTGAACATAGGTGGTGTTCCAGACATATATTAGCAAACTGGTCCAAAGATTGGAGAGGATTAGAGAGGAGAAACAACTTCTGGAGGTGTGCTAGAGCATCATGTGTAGCAGAACTAAATTTTCACCTGGACAGTTTGAATATGCTTGGGAATGGGATATGTGAGAGCCTCTTGAGGTATAACAAGGAAACCTGGTATAGAGCATACTTCAATTGTGACAGGAAATATGATATAATTGACAACAATATGTGCGAGAAATTTAATGCTTGGATACTTGCTTCTCGGCACAAGACAATTATCACAATGTTGGAGGAAATTAGAGTGAAGATGATGGAGAGAATAGGAAAGTTGAGGGAGTTTGCAGATACATGGATATGTGATATATCCCCAATTGCTATGAAGGTGTATCAAGATAACATGGCCCAATCTATGAGGTGTACAATCAAGTGGAATGGTGAATATGGCTATGAGGTTGAGGATACCTCATTAAGAGTAGTGCTGAAGCATTGTGTGAATATGCAAGCTCAAACTTATACATGCAGGTCATGGATGCTGAAGGGTATCCCTTGTGCTCATGCCATTGTTGTTATGCATTTCAAGAACCTTGACCCAATTAACTACATATCTCACTAG
- the LOC138882854 gene encoding uncharacterized protein translates to MVSGVLVQEEQGMQFPRYYVSRTLADVETRYLHLEKLALALQSTSRKLKPYFQCHPICVMTTYPLQNIMHKPELSGQLDKRVVEISGYDIEYRPRTTIKSQILADFLADFMPSLIPEVERKLLVNSGTPSGIWTLFIDDASKAKGSRLGIVLKPQTGNVVRQSVKTMKLTNNEAEYEVMIAGIELAKSLGTKVIEAKCDSLLVVNQVNGTFEVREERMQRYLDKLQVTLHRFKEWTLQHVPTDQNSETDALANLGSSVEDDELNLGAVVQLIRSVVEEGHAEIYSTSLIWDWRNKYVEYLKTRKLP, encoded by the coding sequence ATggtaagtggagtcctggtccaggaagaacaaggtatgcaatttccaAGATACTATGTTAGTAGGACTTTAGCTGATGTTGAAACTAGATATcttcacctagaaaaattggcgctcgctttgCAAAGCACCTCTAGGAAACTGAAACCATATTTTCAGTGCCATCCTATATGTGTCATGACTACTTACCCGTTGCAAAATATAATGCACAAACCCGAACTCTCGGGACAATTGGACAAAAGGGTTGTGGAAATCAGCGGGTATGATATTGAATATCGACCCCGGACAAccattaaatctcaaattttggcagatttcTTGGCCGACTTTATGCCATCCCTAATACCTGAGGTCGAACGAAAATTATTGGTAAACTCGGGGACGCCCTCAggaatctggaccctctttatAGACGATGCCTCAAAAGCAAAAGGGTCCAGACTTGGAATCGTATTGAAGCCCCAAACAGGAAACGTAGTTAGACAATCTGTTAAGActatgaaattgactaacaatgaggctgaATATGAGGTCATGATTGCAGGTATCGAACTGGCCAAAAGCTTGGGGACAaaggtgatcgaagctaagtgcgACTCTCTTCTAGTGGTAAACCAAGTTAATGGAACATTTGAGGTTAGAGAAGAACGTATGCAAAGGTACTTGGATAAGTTGCAAGTAACATTACACCGGTTCAAGGAGTGGACATTACAACACGTTCCTACGGATCAAAATAGTGAGACCGATGCCCTAGCTAACTTAGGGTCGTCGGTCGAAGACGACGAGCTCAACTTGGGAGCAGTCGTACAACTCATAAGATCGGTTGTGGAAGAAGGTCATGCTGAGATATACTCTACAAGCCTGatttgggattggagaaacaaatatgtAGAATATCTTAAGACTAGAAAACTGCCCTAG